From Anoplopoma fimbria isolate UVic2021 breed Golden Eagle Sablefish chromosome 11, Afim_UVic_2022, whole genome shotgun sequence, one genomic window encodes:
- the sstr3 gene encoding somatostatin receptor type 5, translating to MGAVSLPALEMTDETWENGSFASPSPGLPLFLLMFNDSILNETLFNSTNCSVPDVPSGPSVEGVLIPLIYIIVCIIGLGGNTLVIHIVLHYSKIESVTNIYILNLAIADELFMIGLPFLAVQNTLQSWPFGSFMCRLVMTVDSINQFTSIFCLTVMSIDRYFAVVHPIRSSKWRRPQAAKVVNGTVWALSFLVVLPVVIFANIQKAGGTCNIAWPQPANIWRAAFIIYTSTVGFFCPLLIICLCYLLIVFKIRSSGKKVHATSTKRRKSERKVTRMVVIVVAVFVFCWLPFYALNIINLLVSLPSEYKGLYYFVVVLGYANSCANPIVYCFLSDNFKRGFRKALCRSTRKVENLEPMERQQQQKEGRSALMPRESLRRAARDEDDDDEEDVSEMTEIYRIAQNGNGSFQPQSSQPLLSEKGATPGGAELSSPERRDKSGDLKGKDGANGSTLTVPLLLNGTKNGSIKTLPEETLDQSTSLEISYL from the coding sequence ATGGGTGCCGTCTCGCTTCCCGCGCTAGAGATGACGGATGAAACGTGGGAGAACGGCAGCTTCGCCAGCCCGTCGCCCGGACTCCCCCTGTTTCTGCTCATGTTCAACGACAGCATTCTGAACGAGACGCTGTTTAACTCCACCAACTGCAGCGTCCCTGATGTCCCCTCAGGTCCCAGTGTGGAGGGGGTCCTCATACCGCTCATATACATAATCGTGTGTATCATCGGCCTCGGTGGAAACACTTTGGTGATTCACATTGTGCTGCACTACTCAAAGATAGAGTCGGTGACCAACATCTACATCCTCAACTTGGCCATTGCTGACGAGCTCTTCATGATCGGTCTGCCCTTCCTGGCGGTGCAGAACACGCTCCAGTCGTGGCCGTTCGGCTCCTTCATGTGCCGCCTGGTGATGACGGTCGACTCCATCAACCAGTTCACCAGCATCTTCTGCCTGACGGTGATGAGCATTGATCGCTACTTCGCTGTAGTCCACCCCATCCGGTCGTCAAAGTGGCGGCGTCCTCAGGCGGCCAAAGTGGTGAACGGCACGGTCTGGGCTCTGTCGTTTCTCGTCGTTCTGCCGGTGGTGATCTTTGCCAACATCCAGAAAGCAGGAGGAACCTGTAACATTGCCTGGCCGCAGCCGGCTAACATCTGGCGGGCGGCTTTCATCATTTACACCTCGACGGTGGGATTCTTCTGCCCTCTTCTCATCATCTGCCTCTGCTACCTGCTCATCGTCTTCAAGATCCGCAGCTCGGGGAAAAAAGTCCACGCCACCTCCACCAAGCGCAGGAAGTCGGAAAGAAAAGTGACACGCATGGTCGTGATCGTTGTAGCTGTGTTTGTCTTCTGCTGGCTGCCGTTCTACGCCCTCAACATCATCAACCTGTTGGTGTCGCTGCCCTCAGAGTACAAGGGGCTCTACTATTTCGTGGTCGTGCTCGGCTACGCTAACAGCTGCGCCAACCCCATCGTCTACTGCTTCCTGTCGGACAACTTCAAGAGGGGTTTCCGCAAAGCCCTCTGCCGCTCCACGAGGAAGGTGGAGAACCTCGAGCCCATGGAgcgccagcagcagcagaaggagggCAGGTCGGCGCTCATGCCCAGGGAGAGCCTGAGGCGGGCGGCCAGGGACGAAGATGACGACGACGAAGAAGACGTCTCAGAAATGACCGAGATCTACAGAATCGCCCAAAACGGCAATGGCAGCTTCCAGCCGCAGAGCTCGCAGCCTCTGTTGTCCGAGAAAGGAGCGACTCCAGGAGGGGCGGAGCTGTCGTCCCCAGAAAGGAGGGACAAATCTGGTGACTTGAAGGGGAA